A DNA window from Eriocheir sinensis breed Jianghai 21 chromosome 22, ASM2467909v1, whole genome shotgun sequence contains the following coding sequences:
- the LOC127001878 gene encoding uncharacterized protein LOC127001878 isoform X1 codes for MTRASFVFAVLSAACLALTGCPCVQAQWSWLPRRYLAEVVPEICGLKVILGSHTYNTSVLSGLPRDVEDIRFELPEAPPRGHRHTTESGTSHGSASPGSSCQWLARVGDTGAGAAISSRHVLTLASCIIPYLRWFGHYSFPVQVCDQVFEVERIEMQSRQGYAHSPVLLTLTGDINATVGASACAGAYHAGLVARAMTWHDEAGVPLEHIVTVYPRWQCSLYERGVRNFRLCAPPGPMMCGSPLVQMVDGGWSVVGLGTGDASEISTYIQVGQARDWLLRYYYE; via the exons ATGAC GAGAGCAAGTTTCGTGTTCGCAGTTTTGTCCGCGGCCTGCCTGGCCCTGACTGGCTGCCCCTGCGTCCAGGCGCAATGGTCCTGGCTCCCCCGGCGGTACTTGGCGGAG GTGGTGCCGGAGATCTGTGGCCTCAAGGTCATTTTGGGCAGCCATACCTATAACACCTCCGTTCTGTCCGGCCTGCCGCGTGACGTGGAAGACATTAGGTTCGAGCTGCCTGAAGCTCCGCCGCGTGGGCACCGGCATACCACGGAGTCTGGGACTTCACATGG GTCCGCCTCGCCGGGCTCCTCCTGTCAGTGGCTCGCACGGGTGGGGGACACCGGCGCCGGAGCTGCCATTTCTTCCCGCCACGTGCTGACCTTGGCGTCCTGCATCATCCCCTACCTGAGGTGGTTTGGCCACTACAGTTTCCCCGTCCAGGTGTGTGACCAAGTGTTCGAGGTGGAGCGTATTGAAATGCAGTCGAGGCAAGGCTACGCTCACTCGCCCGTCTTGCTTACGCTGACTGGCGATATCAACGCCACGGTAGGCGCTTCGGCGTGCGCTGGTGCCTACCATGCAGGTCTTGTTGCTCGAGCAATGACTTGGCATGACGAGGCCGGTGTGCCGCTGGAGCACATAGTCACGGTGTATCCCCGTTGGCAATGCAGCTTGTACGAGCGTGGTGTCAGAAACTTCAGGCTCTGCGCCCCCCCCGGGCCCATGATGTGCGGCAGCCCATTGGTGCAGATGGTCGACGGCGGGTGGTCGGTGGTTGGCCTCGGCACCGGGGACGCGAGTGAAATTTCCACCTACATCCAAGTCGGCCAGGCTCGTGACTGGCTCCTGAGATACTACTACGAGTGA
- the LOC127001878 gene encoding uncharacterized protein LOC127001878 isoform X2, translating into MTRASFVFAVLSAACLALTGCPCVQAQWSWLPRRYLAEVVPEICGLKVILGNYTKDSSVLIELPRDVEDIRFELPEAPPRGHLHTSHGSASPGPAGQWLVRVGDTGAGAAISSRHVITLASCILPYQRFFGSYYRFPVQVADQVFEVERIRVEFMKETGYAIALLKLKSDVKTMVPGSSACAGAYRAGHVARAMTWTDADGVPQEHTVSVYPRWHCKLYEQGFKEDLLLCGSPGPMMCGSPLAQVVDGRWSVVGLGTGNASEIATYVQVGQVRDWLLHYYYE; encoded by the exons ATGAC GAGAGCAAGTTTCGTGTTCGCAGTTTTGTCCGCGGCCTGCCTGGCCCTGACTGGCTGCCCCTGCGTCCAGGCGCAATGGTCCTGGCTCCCCCGGCGGTACTTGGCGGAGGTTGTGCCGGAGATCTGTGGCCTCAAGGTCATTTTGGGCAACTATACCAAAGACTCCTCCGTTCTAATAGAGCTGCCGCGTGACGTAGAAGATATTAGGTTCGAGCTGCCTGAAGCACCGCCGCGTGGACACCTTCATACTTCACATGG ATCCGCCTCGCCGGGCCCCGCCGGTCAGTGGCTCGTGCGAGTGGGGGACACCGGCGCCGGAGCTGCCATTTCTTCCCGCCACGTTATCACCTTGGCGTCCTGCATCCTTCCCTACCAGAGATTTTTTGGCAGCTACTACAGATTCCCCGTCCAGGTGGCTGACCAAGTTTTCGAGGTGGAGCGTATTCGTGTAGAGTTTATGAAGGAGACTGGTTACGCAATCGCCTTGCTAAAGCTGAAGAGTGATGTTAAGACCATGGTACCCGGCTCTTCGGCGTGCGCTGGTGCCTACCGTGCAGGTCATGTTGCTCGAGCAATGACTTGGACTGACGCGGACGGAGTGCCACAGGAGCACACCGTCTCGGTGTATCCCCGTTGGCACTGCAAGTTGTACGAGCAGGGTTTCAAGGAAGACTTGCTGCTCTGCGGCTCCCCCGGGCCAATGATGTGCGGCAGCCCCCTGGCGCAAGTGGTCGACGGCAGGTGGTCGGTGGTTGGCCTCGGCACCGGGAACGCGAGTGAGATTGCCACCTACGTCCAAGTCGGCCAGGTTCGTGACTGGCTGTTGCATTACTACTACGAGTGA
- the LOC127001878 gene encoding uncharacterized protein LOC127001878 isoform X3 gives MTRASFVFAACLALSVCPCVQATWSWLSRQYLAEVVPEICGLKVILGSHTYNTSVLSGLPRDVEDIRFELPEAPPRGHRHTTESGTSHGSASPGSSCQWLARVGDTGAGAAISSRHVLTLASCIIPYLRWFGHYSFPVQVCDQVFEVERIEMQSRQGYAHSPVLLTLTGDINATVGASACAGAYHAGLVARAMTWHDEAGVPLEHIVTVYPRWQCSLYERGVRNFRLCAPPGPMMCGSPLVQMVDGGWSVVGLGTGDASEISTYIQVGQARDWLLRYYYE, from the exons ATGAC GAGAGCAAGTTTCGTGTTCGCAGCCTGTCTGGCCCTGAGTGTCTGCCCCTGCGTCCAGGCGACATGGTCCTGGCTCTCCCGGCAGTACTTAGCAGAGGTGGTGCCGGAGATCTGTGGCCTCAAGGTCATTTTGGGCAGCCATACCTATAACACCTCCGTTCTGTCCGGCCTGCCGCGTGACGTGGAAGACATTAGGTTCGAGCTGCCTGAAGCTCCGCCGCGTGGGCACCGGCATACCACGGAGTCTGGGACTTCACATGG GTCCGCCTCGCCGGGCTCCTCCTGTCAGTGGCTCGCACGGGTGGGGGACACCGGCGCCGGAGCTGCCATTTCTTCCCGCCACGTGCTGACCTTGGCGTCCTGCATCATCCCCTACCTGAGGTGGTTTGGCCACTACAGTTTCCCCGTCCAGGTGTGTGACCAAGTGTTCGAGGTGGAGCGTATTGAAATGCAGTCGAGGCAAGGCTACGCTCACTCGCCCGTCTTGCTTACGCTGACTGGCGATATCAACGCCACGGTAGGCGCTTCGGCGTGCGCTGGTGCCTACCATGCAGGTCTTGTTGCTCGAGCAATGACTTGGCATGACGAGGCCGGTGTGCCGCTGGAGCACATAGTCACGGTGTATCCCCGTTGGCAATGCAGCTTGTACGAGCGTGGTGTCAGAAACTTCAGGCTCTGCGCCCCCCCCGGGCCCATGATGTGCGGCAGCCCATTGGTGCAGATGGTCGACGGCGGGTGGTCGGTGGTTGGCCTCGGCACCGGGGACGCGAGTGAAATTTCCACCTACATCCAAGTCGGCCAGGCTCGTGACTGGCTCCTGAGATACTACTACGAGTGA